In Acidimicrobiales bacterium, the following proteins share a genomic window:
- a CDS encoding helix-turn-helix domain-containing protein — translation MAGDARLRILEATYACVARYGLAKTTVEDAARASGLARATIYRYFPGGRDQLVAEVIAWEAARFFDRLAAAVGTTEGLDELLEEALFFAHRAVEEHEVLQKILQTEPDRLLPQLTVESTRILAYIRAFLMPHMEEQSRAAGLDPEETA, via the coding sequence GTGGCCGGCGATGCGCGTCTGCGGATCCTGGAGGCGACCTACGCCTGCGTGGCCCGGTACGGGCTGGCCAAGACCACCGTGGAGGACGCGGCCCGGGCCTCGGGCCTGGCGCGAGCGACGATCTACCGCTACTTCCCCGGCGGGCGGGATCAGCTCGTGGCCGAGGTGATCGCCTGGGAGGCGGCACGGTTCTTCGACCGGCTGGCCGCCGCAGTGGGCACTACCGAGGGGCTTGACGAGCTGCTCGAGGAGGCGCTGTTCTTCGCCCATCGGGCCGTCGAGGAGCACGAGGTCCTCCAGAAGATCCTCCAGACCGAGCCCGACCGCCTCCTGCCCCAGCTGACCGTCGAGAGCACCCGGATCCTCGCCTACATCCGGGCCTTTCTCATGCCGCACATGGAGGAGCAGTCCCGGGCGGCCGGGCTCGACCCGGAGGAGACAGC
- the dapB gene encoding 4-hydroxy-tetrahydrodipicolinate reductase — translation MRVGVFGAGGRMGSTVCRAVADDPDLELVAAVDPRLAGIDIYQVTGVEGSDVQVEGDAEALVRAETQVAVDFTEVGAARENLHWCAAKGVHAVVGTTGFTADDMAELDRLFSGSSNCVLSANFAIGAALMIRFAELAAPYVETAEIVELHHDAKLDAPSGTSLRIAEGMSKSRDASGAGGWGEDPTRTEVVKGSRGATGPGGIRMHSVRLRGLVAHHAVILGTAGQTLTIRHDSYDRTSFMPGVLLAVKSVAERPGLTLGLDSLLGL, via the coding sequence ATGCGAGTCGGCGTGTTCGGCGCTGGGGGACGCATGGGCTCGACGGTGTGCCGGGCGGTCGCCGACGATCCGGACCTCGAGCTGGTCGCAGCCGTCGACCCCCGCCTGGCGGGCATCGACATCTATCAGGTGACCGGGGTCGAGGGTTCCGACGTGCAGGTGGAAGGCGACGCCGAGGCGCTCGTTCGGGCCGAGACGCAGGTGGCGGTGGACTTCACCGAGGTCGGCGCGGCCCGCGAGAACCTCCACTGGTGCGCAGCCAAGGGGGTGCACGCCGTCGTGGGGACGACGGGTTTCACCGCCGACGACATGGCCGAGCTCGACCGTCTGTTCTCGGGCTCGTCCAACTGTGTGCTGTCGGCCAACTTCGCCATCGGCGCTGCCCTGATGATCCGCTTCGCCGAGCTGGCCGCCCCCTACGTCGAGACGGCCGAGATCGTGGAGCTGCACCACGACGCCAAGCTGGACGCCCCCTCCGGGACGTCGCTGCGTATCGCGGAAGGGATGTCGAAGTCGCGGGACGCGTCCGGCGCTGGCGGCTGGGGCGAGGACCCGACCAGGACCGAGGTGGTGAAGGGCAGCCGGGGCGCGACGGGTCCCGGCGGCATCCGCATGCACTCGGTTCGCCTGCGCGGGCTCGTCGCCCACCACGCGGTCATCCTGGGCACGGCGGGCCAGACCCTCACGATCCGCCACGACTCCTACGACCGCACCTCGTTCATGCCGGGCGTGCTGCTGGCCGTCAAGTCGGTGGCCGAGCGGCCCGGCCTGACGCTCGGCCTCGATTCACTGCTCGGCCTCTGA
- a CDS encoding pitrilysin family protein — protein sequence MAVAAAAAVGALGGAAAVGADRLIRTSQLACGLRLVTEAMPDVRSVTTGFWVGTGSRDERPGQVGASHFLEHLLFKGTPTRTARAIAEAVDAVGGDMNAFTTKEYTAFYVRLLAEHLDLGLDVLCDIMWSPALRPDELEAERQVILEEILMHGDEPADLVYDRFAAALFPDHPLGREVLGSQESIEGMATGDVRRFFDEHYRPANMVVAAAGALDHDQVAAGIEARFAGVAGGTPPRRTPPNGQREPSVVVPRSTEQAHLVVGARAPDRHDPDRWALAALDHALGGGASSRLFQEIRERRGLAYSVYSDRVSYEDTGSLAVYVGTTPSRARDVLELVNGELDRLVADGITAHELDLARGHLRAETLLALEDSAARMSRIGRSLLLHHEVLTVDELLARIDAVTVDQVAAAARRVLGAPRTVVVLGPFGAADLAGAVG from the coding sequence GTGGCAGTGGCGGCGGCGGCGGCGGTGGGGGCCCTCGGCGGCGCCGCGGCGGTCGGCGCTGACCGGTTGATCCGCACCAGCCAGCTCGCCTGCGGGCTGCGTCTCGTCACCGAGGCCATGCCCGATGTCCGCTCGGTGACCACCGGCTTCTGGGTCGGGACAGGCTCGCGCGACGAGCGCCCGGGCCAGGTCGGGGCGTCCCATTTCCTGGAGCATCTGCTGTTCAAGGGCACACCCACGCGGACGGCGCGCGCCATCGCCGAGGCGGTGGACGCCGTGGGTGGCGACATGAACGCCTTCACGACCAAGGAGTACACGGCGTTCTACGTGCGCCTGCTGGCCGAGCACCTCGATCTGGGTCTCGACGTGCTGTGCGACATCATGTGGTCACCAGCGCTGCGCCCTGACGAGCTCGAGGCCGAGCGCCAGGTGATCCTCGAGGAGATCCTGATGCACGGCGACGAGCCGGCCGACCTGGTCTACGACCGCTTCGCGGCCGCCCTGTTCCCGGACCATCCGCTGGGGCGGGAGGTGCTCGGGAGCCAGGAGAGCATCGAGGGTATGGCGACTGGAGACGTCCGGCGGTTCTTCGACGAGCACTACCGGCCGGCCAACATGGTCGTAGCCGCCGCCGGGGCCCTCGACCACGACCAGGTGGCGGCAGGCATCGAGGCGCGCTTCGCGGGCGTCGCCGGCGGCACTCCACCGCGACGGACGCCACCAAACGGGCAGCGCGAGCCGTCGGTCGTCGTTCCCCGGTCGACCGAGCAGGCGCACCTGGTCGTCGGGGCGCGGGCGCCCGACCGCCACGACCCCGACCGCTGGGCGCTGGCCGCCCTCGATCATGCACTCGGCGGCGGCGCGTCGAGCCGCCTGTTCCAGGAGATCCGGGAGCGGCGCGGGCTCGCCTACTCCGTGTACTCCGATCGCGTCTCCTACGAGGACACGGGGTCGCTCGCGGTGTACGTGGGTACCACGCCGAGCCGGGCCCGCGACGTGCTCGAGCTGGTCAACGGGGAGCTCGATCGACTGGTGGCGGACGGGATCACCGCCCACGAGCTGGACCTCGCCCGAGGCCACCTCCGGGCCGAGACCCTGCTGGCGCTCGAGGACTCCGCCGCCCGCATGAGCCGGATCGGGCGCAGCCTGCTCCTCCATCACGAGGTCCTGACGGTGGACGAGCTCCTGGCCCGGATCGACGCCGTCACCGTCGATCAGGTCGCCGCCGCTGCTCGCCGGGTGCTCGGTGCACCACGCACGGTGGTCGTGCTCGGCCCTTTCGGTGCGGCGGACCTCGCTGGCGCGGTTGGTTAG
- a CDS encoding polyribonucleotide nucleotidyltransferase → MADAISVSAPISGTDRTLTLETGKLAGQADGAVVARLGDTVVLVTATAARTVREGIDFFPLTVDIEERMYAAGKIPGSFFRREGRATDQAILTGRLIDRPLRPSFPAGFRNEVHVVGTILGADQENPHDVLAINAASAALMVSGIPFDGPIGAVRIAWSQDGSWIPHATYQEGDASTFELVVAGRALGDEPDSDVAIMMVEAGGTEKAWSYYEAGAPKVTEEVIAAGLESAKTWIRESIQLQRRLVAEAGRKPTIPYQPQLDYGDDVWTRVLDVGSESLTGATTIVSKAERNAALDEAGASIAAALEEELSGREREVKAAVRALTKQLVRRRIVEDGVRIDGRGPSDIRPLSAEVGVLPTAHGSGLFQRGETQVLNVTTLGMPRMNQLLDTIGIDESKRYMHHYNFPPYSTGETGFMRGPKRREIGHGLLAERALLPVVPSAEEFPYTLRLVSEVLSSNGSTSMASVCGSTLSLMDAGVPIKAPVAGIAMGLVHAEGRYTTLTDILGAEDAFGDMDFKVAGSADAVTALQLDTKIDGLPADVLAEALQQAHEARLTILEVMAEAISQPRASVNEHAPKIVSIEIPLDKIGEVIGPKGKVINAIQQETGADINVDDDGTVGTVTIGAKDGRAVEEARKRLGLILDPPKAEVGAVYPGKVVNITKFGAFVNILPGRDGLVHISKLGQGRRVERVEDVVELGQSLDVRVDDIDPQGKISLSLAGNGPGEGDGQRSGGNVDTRGGAASGDAPEGRRRRDDTSGGRGRPGDRGATADSPASGVATADSRGSYVSFDEDAFERELESEMGQLGPEGSGSGGGSRRPEGGRGGGSGGGGGGGGPRRRRGGRR, encoded by the coding sequence ATGGCGGACGCCATCTCAGTATCGGCTCCCATCAGCGGGACCGATCGAACTCTCACCCTCGAGACCGGCAAGCTGGCCGGTCAGGCCGACGGAGCCGTGGTCGCCCGACTCGGCGACACGGTGGTGCTGGTCACCGCCACCGCGGCCAGGACGGTGCGCGAGGGCATCGATTTCTTTCCCCTGACCGTCGACATCGAAGAACGCATGTACGCCGCTGGCAAGATCCCCGGCTCGTTCTTCCGGCGCGAAGGCCGGGCCACCGACCAGGCCATCCTTACCGGCCGGCTCATCGACCGGCCCCTGCGGCCGTCGTTCCCCGCCGGCTTCCGGAACGAGGTCCACGTGGTGGGCACGATCCTCGGTGCCGACCAGGAGAACCCCCACGACGTGCTGGCCATCAACGCCGCCTCGGCCGCGTTGATGGTGTCCGGCATCCCCTTCGACGGCCCCATCGGGGCCGTCCGTATCGCCTGGTCCCAGGACGGGAGCTGGATCCCGCACGCCACCTACCAGGAGGGTGACGCCTCGACCTTCGAGCTGGTCGTGGCGGGGCGGGCCCTCGGCGACGAGCCCGACAGCGACGTCGCCATCATGATGGTCGAGGCCGGGGGCACCGAGAAGGCGTGGAGCTACTACGAGGCCGGGGCTCCGAAGGTCACCGAGGAGGTCATCGCCGCCGGCCTGGAGTCGGCCAAGACCTGGATCCGGGAGTCGATCCAGCTCCAGCGCCGGCTCGTCGCCGAGGCGGGGAGGAAGCCGACCATCCCCTACCAGCCTCAGCTCGACTACGGCGACGACGTCTGGACGCGGGTCCTCGACGTGGGATCCGAGAGCCTCACCGGGGCCACGACGATCGTCAGCAAGGCCGAGCGCAACGCCGCGCTCGACGAGGCGGGGGCATCGATCGCCGCCGCGCTCGAGGAGGAGCTCAGCGGGCGTGAGCGTGAGGTGAAGGCCGCGGTCCGGGCGCTGACCAAGCAGCTCGTTCGTCGGCGCATCGTGGAGGACGGCGTGCGCATCGACGGACGGGGCCCCAGCGACATCCGGCCCCTCAGTGCCGAGGTCGGCGTGCTACCGACCGCTCATGGCTCGGGGTTGTTCCAGCGGGGCGAGACCCAGGTGCTCAACGTGACCACCCTGGGCATGCCCCGGATGAACCAGCTGCTCGACACCATCGGGATCGACGAGTCGAAGCGCTACATGCACCACTACAACTTCCCGCCCTACTCGACGGGCGAGACGGGCTTCATGCGGGGTCCCAAGCGTCGGGAGATCGGCCACGGCCTCCTGGCCGAGCGGGCCCTGCTCCCGGTCGTCCCTTCGGCCGAGGAGTTCCCGTACACGTTGCGGCTGGTGTCCGAGGTGCTGAGCTCGAACGGGTCGACCTCGATGGCCTCGGTCTGTGGCTCGACGCTCTCCCTAATGGACGCCGGCGTGCCCATCAAGGCGCCCGTGGCCGGGATCGCCATGGGCCTGGTGCACGCGGAGGGGCGCTACACCACCCTGACCGACATCCTCGGAGCCGAGGACGCCTTCGGCGACATGGACTTCAAGGTGGCGGGCTCGGCCGACGCGGTCACTGCCCTCCAGCTCGACACCAAGATCGACGGGCTGCCGGCCGACGTGCTCGCCGAGGCTCTGCAACAGGCGCACGAGGCCAGGCTGACGATCCTCGAGGTGATGGCGGAAGCCATCTCCCAGCCGCGGGCGAGTGTGAACGAGCACGCGCCCAAGATCGTGAGCATCGAGATCCCCCTCGACAAGATCGGCGAGGTCATCGGGCCCAAGGGCAAGGTCATCAACGCCATCCAGCAAGAGACGGGTGCCGACATCAACGTGGACGACGACGGCACGGTCGGCACGGTCACCATCGGGGCCAAGGACGGCCGAGCTGTCGAGGAGGCCCGCAAGCGGTTGGGGCTGATCCTCGATCCACCGAAGGCCGAGGTCGGTGCCGTGTACCCCGGGAAGGTCGTCAACATCACCAAGTTCGGCGCCTTCGTCAACATCCTCCCCGGACGAGACGGACTGGTGCACATCTCCAAGCTGGGTCAGGGTCGTCGGGTCGAGCGGGTCGAGGACGTGGTCGAGCTCGGCCAGTCCCTCGACGTGCGGGTCGACGACATCGACCCGCAGGGCAAGATCTCGCTCTCGCTGGCGGGTAACGGGCCCGGAGAGGGCGACGGCCAGCGCTCCGGCGGGAACGTCGACACCCGAGGCGGCGCGGCTTCGGGCGACGCCCCTGAGGGGCGGCGCCGGAGGGATGACACCTCGGGTGGTCGGGGGCGCCCCGGTGACCGGGGCGCCACCGCCGACAGCCCCGCCAGCGGTGTGGCGACGGCCGACAGCCGCGGCAGCTACGTCTCCTTCGACGAGGACGCCTTCGAGCGCGAGCTCGAGTCCGAGATGGGCCAGCTCGGCCCGGAGGGCAGCGGCTCCGGTGGTGGGTCACGTCGCCCCGAGGGCGGCCGCGGTGGTGGCAGTGGCGGCGGCGGCGGCGGTGGGGGCCCTCGGCGGCGCCGCGGCGGTCGGCGCTGA
- the rpsO gene encoding 30S ribosomal protein S15, with amino-acid sequence MPDKSATITEHRLHDTDTGSPEVQIALLTERINHLTGHLRVHKGDHHTRRGLMKLIGRRRRLLDYVMANDVERYRGIIARLGLRR; translated from the coding sequence ATGCCCGACAAGTCGGCCACGATCACCGAGCACCGACTCCACGACACCGACACCGGGTCACCCGAGGTGCAGATCGCGCTCCTCACCGAGCGCATCAACCACCTCACCGGCCACCTCAGGGTGCACAAGGGTGACCACCACACTCGGCGGGGGCTGATGAAGCTCATCGGCCGCCGTCGTCGGCTGCTCGATTACGTCATGGCCAATGACGTCGAACGGTACCGGGGGATCATCGCCCGGCTCGGGCTACGTCGCTGA
- the arfB gene encoding alternative ribosome rescue aminoacyl-tRNA hydrolase ArfB, protein MEEGYLRVTRSCSIPLGELEWRFSGAGGPGGQHANTANTRAEVRFDVASSPSLGPRQRARLLERLGPVVRVVASDERSQARNRQLALERLATRLAAALRVERRRVPTAPSSASKRRRLDHKRRRGELKRQRRPPPPES, encoded by the coding sequence GTGGAGGAGGGCTACCTCCGGGTCACTCGCTCCTGCTCGATCCCGCTCGGCGAGCTCGAGTGGCGCTTCAGTGGTGCCGGCGGCCCCGGTGGCCAGCACGCCAACACCGCCAACACCAGGGCGGAGGTCCGGTTCGACGTCGCCTCTTCGCCGTCGCTGGGCCCGCGACAGCGGGCCCGCCTGCTCGAGCGCCTGGGCCCCGTCGTGCGCGTGGTTGCCTCCGACGAGCGCTCGCAGGCCCGCAACCGCCAGCTGGCCCTGGAGCGCCTGGCCACACGGTTGGCGGCGGCCCTCCGGGTCGAGCGCCGGCGTGTGCCCACGGCGCCGAGCTCGGCCTCCAAGCGACGACGGCTCGATCACAAGCGCCGCCGGGGCGAGCTCAAGCGCCAGCGCCGCCCTCCGCCCCCAGAGAGCTGA
- a CDS encoding bifunctional riboflavin kinase/FAD synthetase, with product MEVIADLGQCPRPEQGSAVTIGAYDGVHLGHRRVIAEVRERAQRLGLSTAVVTFDRHPASVVRPDSAPKVLTDLDQKIELLADTGVDHVVVITFDEKRSRESAEDFVEEVLVGCLRTRVIVVGQDFHFGYGRRGNVALLSQMGAERGFEVIGLRLVDETGDGSSGPGEPVSSTRIRSLLREGRVTDAARLLGRPHEVRGVVRHGDGRGGAVLGYPTANVAVPQEILLPADGIYAGHVERADGSVHAAAISLGRRPTFYEHADSSLLEAYLLEFSDDLYEERVKVRFVTRLRGEERFDSPEALAAQMAKDVEATRAALAGWTLSSLGAEGGAGA from the coding sequence ATGGAGGTCATCGCCGACCTGGGGCAGTGTCCGCGCCCGGAGCAGGGCAGCGCCGTCACCATCGGCGCCTACGACGGGGTCCACCTCGGACATCGGCGGGTGATCGCCGAGGTGCGAGAGCGGGCCCAGCGTCTGGGCCTGTCCACCGCAGTGGTGACCTTCGACCGGCACCCGGCGTCGGTCGTGCGTCCCGACTCCGCCCCGAAGGTGCTCACCGACCTTGACCAGAAGATCGAGCTGCTGGCCGACACCGGCGTCGACCACGTGGTCGTGATCACCTTCGACGAGAAGCGGTCACGCGAGTCCGCCGAGGACTTCGTCGAGGAGGTGTTGGTGGGATGCCTGCGGACGCGGGTCATCGTCGTCGGCCAGGACTTCCATTTCGGCTACGGGCGGCGGGGCAACGTGGCGCTCCTTTCCCAGATGGGGGCGGAGCGGGGCTTCGAGGTGATCGGTCTCAGACTGGTCGACGAGACCGGCGACGGCTCATCGGGCCCCGGAGAGCCCGTGTCGTCGACCCGTATCCGCAGCCTGTTGCGCGAGGGCCGGGTGACGGACGCGGCCCGCCTCCTCGGCCGGCCCCACGAGGTTCGCGGCGTGGTGCGGCACGGTGACGGGCGAGGCGGGGCGGTGCTCGGCTATCCGACCGCCAACGTCGCCGTGCCCCAGGAGATCCTGTTGCCCGCCGACGGGATCTACGCCGGGCACGTCGAGCGCGCCGACGGCTCCGTTCATGCCGCGGCCATCTCCTTGGGGCGGCGTCCCACGTTCTACGAGCACGCCGACTCGTCGCTCCTCGAGGCGTACCTGCTGGAGTTCTCGGACGATCTGTACGAGGAGCGGGTGAAGGTGCGCTTCGTGACCCGCCTCCGGGGCGAGGAGCGCTTCGACTCGCCCGAGGCGTTGGCCGCCCAGATGGCCAAGGACGTCGAGGCCACCCGCGCCGCGCTCGCAGGCTGGACGCTCAGCTCTCTGGGGGCGGAGGGCGGCGCTGGCGCTTGA
- the truB gene encoding tRNA pseudouridine(55) synthase TruB, giving the protein MPEADQQAPGPAATPSRPPGPADGLLVVDKDPGWTSHDVVARCRRIVGQRRVGHAGTLDPAATGILLVALGRVTRLTRFLGALSKSYTGEVVLGSATTTLDDQGDVVERYDMRGVTVGQAREAARHLTGEIMQTPPMVSARKVAGRRLYQLAREGIEVERTARPVTVSRFDVEPTDEPGVFAIEVDCSSGTYVRALAADLGSALGGGAHLRRLRRQAIGSFTLSEAGRLDELSPDSAVASVLSPAEAMRDYPRLRVDDAVAEAVGHGVRMERADVGPVGEGPWAVVDEGGRLLAVYEQGDDARLKPAVVLVTSQ; this is encoded by the coding sequence ATGCCGGAGGCTGACCAGCAGGCTCCCGGGCCGGCTGCCACCCCGAGCCGGCCTCCCGGGCCGGCTGACGGCCTGCTCGTGGTCGACAAGGATCCGGGCTGGACCTCCCATGACGTCGTGGCCCGCTGTCGGCGGATCGTCGGTCAGCGTCGCGTCGGCCACGCCGGGACCCTCGACCCCGCCGCCACCGGCATCCTGCTGGTGGCGCTCGGCCGCGTCACCCGCCTGACGCGTTTCCTGGGCGCGCTGTCCAAGTCCTACACCGGAGAGGTCGTCCTGGGCTCGGCGACGACCACCCTCGACGACCAGGGAGACGTCGTGGAGCGGTACGACATGCGCGGCGTCACCGTCGGCCAGGCCCGGGAGGCGGCGCGACACCTGACGGGAGAGATCATGCAGACGCCTCCGATGGTGTCGGCCCGCAAGGTGGCGGGACGGCGGCTCTACCAGCTGGCCCGCGAGGGCATCGAGGTCGAACGCACCGCTCGACCGGTAACGGTCTCCCGCTTCGACGTCGAGCCCACCGACGAGCCCGGTGTCTTCGCCATCGAGGTGGACTGCTCGTCGGGCACCTACGTGCGGGCGCTGGCCGCCGACCTCGGGTCCGCTCTGGGTGGCGGCGCCCACCTCCGACGGCTGCGGCGGCAGGCCATCGGCTCTTTCACCCTGTCCGAGGCTGGTCGTCTTGACGAGCTCTCGCCCGACTCCGCGGTCGCCTCGGTGCTCAGCCCCGCGGAGGCAATGCGGGACTACCCGCGGCTGCGGGTCGACGACGCAGTGGCCGAGGCCGTGGGGCACGGCGTCCGGATGGAGCGGGCCGACGTGGGCCCCGTGGGCGAGGGGCCGTGGGCCGTCGTGGACGAGGGCGGGCGACTGCTGGCCGTCTACGAGCAGGGGGACGACGCCCGGTTGAAGCCCGCCGTCGTGCTGGTTACGAGCCAGTAG
- a CDS encoding ribosome-binding factor A — MVDRRGSKRNRPRYPRTARVNEVLREVVAGEIERLSDHDERLLLVTVTAVVSEPDLRHATVFLSSLGDTAREGLEQQRFRLQAAIGRQVRLKRTPQLTFSADPGVAEGERVEEILRRLDRPGAGADAGG, encoded by the coding sequence GTGGTCGATCGTAGAGGCAGCAAGCGGAACCGTCCGCGATATCCCCGGACGGCCAGGGTGAACGAGGTCCTGCGGGAGGTGGTGGCGGGCGAGATCGAGCGCCTGTCCGACCACGACGAGCGGCTGTTGCTCGTCACGGTCACCGCAGTGGTCAGCGAGCCCGACCTGCGCCACGCCACCGTGTTCCTGAGCTCGCTCGGCGATACGGCCCGCGAGGGTCTCGAGCAGCAGCGGTTCCGGCTCCAGGCGGCCATCGGCCGCCAGGTCAGGCTCAAGCGCACACCCCAGCTGACCTTCAGTGCCGACCCCGGGGTGGCCGAGGGCGAGCGGGTGGAGGAGATCCTCCGCCGCCTGGACCGGCCCGGCGCGGGAGCCGATGCCGGAGGCTGA
- a CDS encoding DUF503 domain-containing protein, protein MRHRPVRLPGPEGGRHHRDVRRAGDSTHVGVLEVDLHLPYSRSLKTKRAVVKPILEGARQRYSVAAAEVAHQDRWQRTVLGLAAVAGSVGHVSDVLDQVERFIWSNPDVEVLGAERHWLDRG, encoded by the coding sequence GTGCGGCATCGGCCTGTCCGACTTCCAGGACCTGAAGGAGGGCGACATCATCGAGACGTTCGAAGAGCGGGAGATTCCACGCACGTAGGCGTTCTGGAGGTCGACCTCCACCTGCCCTACAGCCGCTCGCTCAAGACCAAGCGGGCTGTCGTCAAGCCGATCCTCGAGGGTGCCCGCCAGCGGTACTCGGTGGCCGCGGCGGAGGTGGCCCATCAGGACCGTTGGCAGCGGACGGTGCTGGGCCTGGCGGCGGTGGCAGGGAGTGTCGGCCACGTGAGCGATGTGCTCGACCAGGTGGAGCGCTTCATCTGGTCCAACCCCGACGTCGAGGTGCTGGGTGCCGAGCGCCACTGGTTGGACCGGGGATAG
- the infB gene encoding translation initiation factor IF-2, with translation MEELEPTQLTTYTPSNAPVPEDEVVVERGSTAQDIGPKVNRSAGDVVRFLLLQGEMVTATQSLSDDMIELFAAEIGATVRLVDAGEEQEAALQAKYFEADEEEDPALQRQRPPVITVMGHVDHGKTKLLDRIRETNVVAGEAGGITQHIGAYQADKDGRLITFIDTPGHEAFTAMRARGAEVTDIVVLVVAADDGVMPQTIEALSHARAAEVPIMVAINKIDREDADPNRVMQQLSDQGLVPERWGGDTIMVELSALQNVGIDELLEQLLVLAEVQELTANPEGRARGVVLEANLDVGRGPVATAVVQKGTLRVGDPMVAGAAWGRVKALVDDRGDNIKEATPSTPVEVLGFSEVPNAGDDLRVTSDQGTARTIGEAREQRIRFAGYTPTPSASPGAKLEDVFEQIQRGETATLNLILKADVQGSLEALTESLRKLERDEVRLSFVHRAVGGITENDVQLGAASNATIIGFNVRPDRRAREMAETQNVEIRTYEIIYKVLEEIEAAIVGMLAPEFEEVVTGDAEVRAVFRVPRVGAVAGCYVRNGVITRGSKVRFLREGVVIWKGAISSLRRFKDDVREVQAGFECGIGLSDFQDLKEGDIIETFEEREIPRT, from the coding sequence ATGGAGGAGCTGGAGCCGACCCAGCTGACGACCTACACGCCGTCCAACGCTCCCGTGCCCGAGGACGAGGTGGTCGTCGAGCGGGGCTCCACCGCTCAGGACATCGGGCCCAAGGTCAACCGCTCGGCCGGCGACGTCGTGCGCTTCCTTCTGCTGCAGGGGGAGATGGTCACGGCCACGCAGTCGCTGAGCGACGACATGATCGAGCTGTTCGCGGCCGAGATTGGCGCCACCGTGCGCCTCGTCGACGCCGGCGAGGAGCAGGAGGCCGCCCTCCAGGCCAAGTACTTCGAGGCCGACGAGGAAGAAGATCCTGCGCTCCAGCGTCAGCGGCCACCGGTCATCACCGTGATGGGCCACGTCGACCACGGCAAGACCAAGCTCCTGGACCGCATCCGTGAGACCAACGTGGTGGCCGGCGAGGCCGGCGGCATCACCCAGCACATCGGCGCCTACCAGGCAGACAAGGACGGGCGCCTCATCACCTTCATCGACACGCCGGGCCACGAGGCGTTCACGGCCATGCGAGCCCGCGGGGCCGAGGTCACCGACATCGTGGTCCTGGTCGTCGCGGCCGACGACGGCGTGATGCCGCAGACGATCGAGGCGCTCAGCCACGCTCGGGCCGCCGAGGTGCCCATCATGGTCGCCATCAACAAGATCGACCGTGAGGACGCCGATCCCAACCGGGTCATGCAGCAGTTGTCGGACCAGGGCTTGGTGCCCGAGCGCTGGGGTGGCGACACGATCATGGTCGAGCTGTCCGCCCTGCAGAACGTCGGCATCGACGAGCTGCTCGAGCAGCTCCTTGTCCTGGCCGAGGTCCAGGAGCTCACGGCGAACCCGGAGGGGCGGGCGCGCGGGGTGGTCCTGGAGGCCAATCTCGATGTCGGTCGGGGCCCGGTGGCCACGGCCGTCGTCCAGAAGGGCACTCTGCGGGTCGGCGATCCCATGGTCGCGGGCGCCGCCTGGGGACGGGTGAAGGCGCTGGTGGACGACCGCGGGGACAACATCAAGGAGGCCACCCCCTCAACCCCCGTCGAGGTCCTCGGTTTCTCCGAGGTGCCCAACGCTGGCGACGACCTGCGGGTGACGTCCGACCAGGGCACCGCCCGCACCATCGGCGAGGCCCGCGAGCAGCGCATCCGTTTCGCCGGGTACACGCCCACGCCCTCGGCGTCGCCGGGAGCCAAGCTCGAGGACGTCTTCGAGCAGATCCAGCGGGGCGAGACGGCGACGCTCAACCTCATTCTCAAGGCGGATGTCCAGGGCTCGCTGGAGGCGCTGACCGAGAGCTTGCGGAAGCTGGAGCGCGACGAGGTCAGGCTGAGCTTCGTGCACCGCGCCGTCGGCGGCATCACCGAGAACGACGTCCAATTGGGAGCGGCGTCGAACGCCACGATCATCGGCTTCAACGTGCGACCCGATCGTCGGGCCAGGGAGATGGCCGAGACTCAGAACGTCGAGATCCGCACCTACGAGATCATCTACAAGGTGTTGGAGGAGATCGAGGCCGCCATCGTCGGGATGCTGGCTCCCGAGTTCGAGGAGGTCGTCACCGGAGACGCCGAGGTGCGGGCGGTCTTCCGGGTACCGCGTGTGGGTGCCGTGGCCGGCTGTTACGTCCGCAACGGCGTCATCACCCGCGGTTCCAAGGTTCGGTTCCTGCGCGAGGGCGTTGTCATCTGGAAGGGCGCGATCTCGTCGCTGCGGCGCTTCAAGGACGATGTCCGAGAAGTCCAGGCGGGCTTCGAGTGCGGCATCGGCCTGTCCGACTTCCAGGACCTGAAGGAGGGCGACATCATCGAGACGTTCGAAGAGCGGGAGATTCCACGCACGTAG